One Pseudoalteromonas undina genomic region harbors:
- a CDS encoding response regulator transcription factor, producing MLNKKCAFIKTTFKSSAYAASYTTVLNTLNVLFKDIKMDDALPKIGQRDNVELFLIDGADKDWHSLIPAELICLAKQHKVILFNVESSAVCEKNLLLNHFNGVFYSSDAAEDIFKALVRITDGELWFTRKVISGAFKDILNAASSHNLLHDDIVLSKSDYENLTKREKSVIQLIAQGASNDKIANKLNISDHTVKTHLYSAFKKTQSRNRIELANWAQRYISVLLPLDN from the coding sequence ATGTTAAATAAGAAGTGTGCATTTATCAAAACAACGTTTAAATCTTCTGCTTATGCAGCTAGCTACACTACTGTTTTAAATACGTTAAATGTATTGTTTAAAGATATTAAAATGGATGATGCGCTTCCTAAAATTGGGCAACGAGATAATGTTGAGTTGTTCCTCATCGATGGTGCTGATAAAGATTGGCACTCATTGATCCCTGCCGAATTAATTTGTTTAGCTAAGCAACATAAGGTGATTTTATTTAATGTTGAATCAAGTGCTGTATGTGAGAAAAACTTATTATTAAACCACTTCAATGGTGTTTTTTATAGCTCAGATGCTGCAGAGGATATTTTTAAAGCGCTTGTAAGAATAACCGATGGCGAGCTATGGTTTACTCGTAAAGTGATTTCTGGTGCATTCAAAGATATATTAAATGCAGCCTCATCTCACAATTTATTGCACGACGACATAGTACTTAGTAAATCGGATTACGAAAACTTAACTAAACGCGAAAAATCGGTAATTCAATTAATAGCGCAGGGTGCGAGTAACGATAAAATAGCGAACAAACTCAATATTAGTGATCACACAGTGAAAACCCACCTTTATAGTGCGTTTAAAAAGACTCAATCGCGTAACCGTATAGAGCTTGCAAATTGGGCACAGCGCTATATTTCGGTATTACTTCCATTAGATAATTAA
- a CDS encoding curli production assembly/transport protein CsgE, whose protein sequence is MIKTKHTYLLAVLLFCSPVVTAADDLEIDGLLLDRSISRFGHQFYYEFSNYWRDLPSTAGFNIEIKETVIPKAGTKLTLIMNNQVVYATYLGRRLEPLDERVEQAVYTVIDAMARSNMKVSSPDMALNGW, encoded by the coding sequence ATGATAAAAACAAAACACACCTACTTACTTGCCGTTTTACTCTTTTGTTCACCAGTGGTAACGGCTGCTGATGACCTAGAGATAGATGGTTTATTGCTCGATCGTAGTATTAGTCGCTTTGGTCATCAGTTTTATTACGAATTTTCTAATTACTGGCGAGATCTCCCCTCTACCGCTGGCTTTAATATAGAGATTAAAGAAACCGTCATTCCAAAAGCAGGTACGAAATTAACCTTAATAATGAATAATCAAGTTGTTTATGCAACATACTTAGGGCGAAGACTAGAGCCACTTGATGAACGTGTAGAACAAGCTGTTTACACAGTTATAGACGCCATGGCGCGTTCCAATATGAAAGTCTCCTCTCCTGATATGGCATTAAATGGATGGTAA
- a CDS encoding curli assembly protein CsgF, which produces MVKMKKIALTIITTLSFSVSATEIIYTPINPSFGGNPLNANMLLSKAQAQNKHRAPVVEKGYAEQFQDSLERTYLNRMVREITDMAFGENIEDSIFNQDSIFMSGDYQIEVITSTTDTITVKITNIIDDSVVIIEVPRFG; this is translated from the coding sequence ATGGTAAAAATGAAAAAAATAGCATTAACAATAATAACAACTTTAAGCTTTTCAGTCTCCGCTACTGAAATTATTTATACCCCTATTAACCCGAGCTTTGGCGGTAATCCACTCAATGCCAATATGTTACTTAGTAAGGCACAAGCACAAAATAAACATAGAGCACCGGTTGTCGAAAAAGGATACGCTGAGCAATTTCAAGACTCATTAGAGCGAACATACTTAAACCGTATGGTTAGAGAAATAACAGATATGGCCTTTGGCGAAAATATTGAAGACAGTATTTTTAACCAAGACTCTATATTTATGAGTGGTGATTATCAAATAGAAGTCATCACCAGCACAACCGACACAATCACTGTAAAAATAACAAACATAATTGATGACTCTGTGGTGATCATTGAAGTTCCGAGGTTTGGATAA
- a CDS encoding CsgG/HfaB family protein has product MYKVIIITIALSLSGCSTMGNLIPPSKQSAVTLEPTDVFSDLKSLPKPAGSIPVSVYSFRDQTGQYKPQTNVSSFSTAVTQGANSILVQALHESDWFTPVEREGLQNILTERKIIRAAQATNPSQGELPPLTTAKIILEGGIISYDTNVKTGGLGMEYFGIGASELYREDAISIYLRAVDVRTGQVLLSVATSKKVLSQEMRAGFFRYVSYKRLAEAEAGFSDNEPMSICVTQAIEKALTDLITKGIDRGLWAKKQA; this is encoded by the coding sequence ATGTATAAAGTAATTATAATAACAATCGCTCTTTCTCTTAGTGGTTGCTCTACTATGGGTAATTTAATTCCTCCGTCAAAACAAAGTGCGGTAACGTTAGAGCCAACAGATGTTTTTTCTGATTTAAAAAGCTTACCTAAACCTGCGGGTAGCATTCCAGTTTCGGTTTATTCATTTCGCGATCAAACCGGTCAATATAAACCACAGACTAATGTTAGCTCGTTTTCAACGGCCGTCACTCAAGGTGCAAACTCTATTCTAGTGCAAGCATTACATGAGTCTGACTGGTTTACGCCGGTTGAACGTGAGGGTTTGCAAAATATTTTGACTGAACGAAAAATTATTAGAGCGGCACAAGCGACTAACCCTAGTCAAGGCGAGCTACCGCCATTAACCACCGCTAAAATTATTTTAGAAGGTGGCATTATTAGCTACGATACCAATGTAAAAACTGGCGGATTAGGGATGGAATACTTTGGTATTGGTGCCTCTGAGCTATATCGTGAAGATGCAATCTCAATTTATTTGCGCGCAGTCGATGTAAGAACTGGGCAAGTACTGTTATCAGTAGCCACCAGCAAAAAAGTATTGAGCCAAGAAATGCGAGCAGGCTTCTTTAGATATGTTAGTTACAAACGTTTAGCCGAAGCCGAAGCTGGATTTAGTGATAACGAACCTATGAGTATTTGCGTGACACAAGCCATAGAAAAAGCGCTTACTGATTTAATTACTAAAGGCATAGATCGAGGACTTTGGGCTAAAAAACAAGCTTAA
- a CDS encoding curlin, with amino-acid sequence MRLNKSILSCAIAIAMGSSFAVHANTADKNVSTSPLSAQVSIQSDSNSITLEQVLNNNTAVLMQDGDSNTMIVETVGENNTNEVTQLQFGNYTKVTTVGDNNDQAYFQDGTANGALTEVTGNNNNVYVSQNGQGFLVNNEAINIVTGDDNYVEVEQGSGGHWFYNMDMQGNANEITAFQSGEWSEAEVSMLTGDDNLIYLSQAGFWNTFKVTSLQGNDNEIDVVQEGDRNAVTFNNISGDVNEILVEQEGNTNAVAFTDVVGSENSIDIDQEGTDNVADSALFEGQGNEVEITQVDTENMVTAELIGDNNELKANQNGASNEAYMGVLGSNNEFDINQMGNLNSAHLANFNGSDNDVNLTQAGDENAILVQSSYPNMALTSNNNDIDINQTGNQNEAIVTLAGILDSNSNQIDIAQNGDINLVDMMVEGNGHSVDISQEGIGNWVIGTDDSAFLLGGENVAFNVTQTGNDNIVEGAVIGFNSTVSVTQLGDGNTTTITQM; translated from the coding sequence ATGAGACTAAATAAGTCAATTCTTAGCTGTGCTATTGCAATAGCAATGGGATCAAGCTTTGCTGTTCACGCCAACACGGCAGATAAAAATGTATCGACCTCACCTTTAAGCGCACAAGTTTCAATTCAAAGTGATTCAAACTCAATTACTTTAGAGCAAGTCCTTAACAATAATACTGCGGTGCTCATGCAAGACGGTGACAGTAACACCATGATTGTAGAAACCGTTGGTGAAAACAATACAAATGAAGTCACCCAATTACAGTTTGGCAATTACACTAAAGTAACGACCGTTGGCGACAATAACGATCAAGCCTATTTTCAAGATGGTACTGCAAATGGCGCATTAACAGAGGTTACAGGTAATAATAATAATGTTTACGTTAGCCAAAACGGTCAAGGCTTTTTAGTTAACAACGAAGCTATTAATATTGTAACTGGCGATGATAACTACGTTGAAGTAGAGCAAGGCTCTGGTGGACATTGGTTTTACAACATGGACATGCAAGGCAATGCCAATGAAATTACTGCTTTTCAAAGCGGTGAATGGAGTGAAGCCGAAGTATCAATGCTAACCGGTGATGATAATTTAATATACCTTAGCCAAGCGGGCTTCTGGAACACATTTAAAGTTACTTCGCTACAAGGCAATGATAACGAAATTGATGTTGTGCAAGAAGGTGACAGAAATGCGGTCACTTTTAATAATATTTCAGGTGATGTTAATGAAATTCTCGTTGAGCAAGAAGGTAATACAAATGCGGTTGCCTTCACTGATGTAGTCGGCAGTGAAAACAGCATTGATATCGACCAAGAAGGTACTGATAACGTAGCCGATTCGGCTTTGTTCGAAGGCCAAGGTAATGAAGTTGAAATTACCCAAGTTGATACTGAGAACATGGTTACTGCAGAACTTATTGGTGACAATAATGAGTTAAAAGCAAACCAAAATGGTGCATCTAACGAAGCATACATGGGTGTATTAGGCTCAAATAACGAATTTGATATTAATCAAATGGGAAATTTAAATTCAGCGCATTTAGCTAACTTTAATGGCTCAGACAATGACGTTAATCTAACTCAAGCCGGTGATGAGAATGCAATTTTAGTTCAGTCTTCTTACCCGAATATGGCATTAACATCTAACAATAATGATATCGATATTAACCAAACTGGTAATCAGAACGAGGCAATCGTAACTCTTGCTGGTATCTTAGATAGTAACTCAAACCAAATTGATATTGCCCAAAATGGCGACATCAACCTTGTGGATATGATGGTTGAAGGAAATGGTCATAGCGTTGATATTTCACAAGAAGGTATTGGAAACTGGGTTATTGGAACTGATGATTCAGCATTTTTACTCGGTGGTGAAAATGTAGCATTTAATGTTACTCAAACTGGTAATGATAATATTGTTGAAGGCGCTGTTATTGGTTTTAATAGCACTGTTTCTGTTACTCAATTGGGTGATGGCAATACAACAACAATTACACAAATGTAA